From a single Candidatus Binataceae bacterium genomic region:
- a CDS encoding NAD-binding protein produces MTESMTRGTPRHVVAVVGAATAGAEIANILAKRGAQVVVIEQNPRPYGKIEDGLPRWHVKQRRDEYEEINRRLDHPHIEFVPLTRMGAALTYDDLRQRWGLSAIVLAHGAWRDRPLAVEGADRYIDRGLVYQNRLIYWFNHYPEKEYDGPRYDLPAGTMVIGGGLASIDVVKVLQIETALRAMRARGIEEDMLRLEREGLEPVLAAHKLNYGDLGVAPCKLYYRRRVLDMPLSDIAADAPPKRAEAMRAARAKILDKAQRKYLFEFEPLRVPTGLIVESDRLVGLQMSRTEVADGQVRTVPDSASPVRSPLIISSIGSIPEQIPGIPVKGEVYAYINANIGLLDDGPTAVYAAGNVLTGKGNIKDSLESGTFIGIHVAESYLGLNGDDVPLAEGARKVAGQQGERIAEAMSSRPRLAPEQVEEVMRRVRERQRAVGYEGNYQAWIKRMTPEDLH; encoded by the coding sequence ATGACTGAATCCATGACCAGAGGAACGCCCCGGCACGTCGTCGCCGTGGTTGGTGCGGCGACCGCAGGCGCTGAAATCGCAAACATTTTGGCGAAGCGCGGCGCCCAGGTTGTCGTCATCGAGCAGAACCCCCGTCCGTACGGCAAGATCGAGGACGGGCTGCCGCGATGGCATGTCAAGCAGCGCCGCGACGAGTACGAGGAAATAAACCGCCGCCTCGACCATCCCCACATCGAGTTTGTGCCGCTGACCCGGATGGGCGCAGCCCTAACGTACGACGACCTGCGCCAGCGATGGGGCCTAAGCGCCATCGTGCTTGCGCATGGTGCGTGGCGCGACCGTCCCCTCGCGGTCGAAGGCGCGGACCGGTATATCGATCGCGGCCTGGTCTATCAGAACCGGCTCATCTACTGGTTCAACCATTATCCGGAGAAGGAATACGACGGGCCACGCTACGATCTTCCCGCCGGCACGATGGTGATCGGCGGCGGCCTCGCTTCGATCGATGTGGTCAAGGTCCTGCAGATCGAAACCGCGCTCAGGGCGATGCGCGCGCGCGGAATCGAGGAGGACATGCTGCGGCTTGAACGCGAGGGCCTCGAACCGGTGCTCGCCGCGCACAAACTCAACTATGGCGACCTCGGCGTCGCGCCATGCAAGCTCTATTATCGCCGCCGCGTCCTCGACATGCCGCTCTCCGACATCGCAGCCGACGCGCCGCCCAAGCGGGCGGAAGCGATGCGCGCGGCGCGTGCCAAGATTCTCGATAAAGCGCAGCGCAAGTACCTGTTCGAGTTCGAACCGCTGCGCGTGCCGACCGGGCTTATCGTCGAGAGCGACCGATTGGTTGGCCTGCAGATGAGCCGCACCGAGGTCGCCGACGGACAGGTGCGGACCGTTCCAGATTCGGCCTCGCCGGTCCGCTCACCGCTCATCATCAGTTCCATCGGGAGCATCCCGGAGCAGATCCCTGGCATCCCGGTAAAAGGCGAGGTTTACGCCTATATCAACGCCAACATTGGCCTGCTCGACGACGGTCCCACGGCCGTGTATGCGGCGGGCAACGTGCTGACCGGCAAGGGCAATATCAAAGACTCGCTCGAAAGCGGCACGTTCATCGGCATCCACGTAGCCGAAAGCTACCTGGGGCTCAACGGCGACGACGTGCCGCTTGCCGAGGGCGCACGCAAGGTCGCCGGTCAACAGGGCGAGCGGATAGCCGAAGCGATGAGTTCGCGCCCGCGCCTGGCGCCAGAGCAGGTGGAGGAAGTGATGCGCCGGGTGCGCGAGCGCCAGCGCGCCGTCGGCTACGAAGGGAACTACCAGGCGTGGATCAAGCGGATGACGCCGGAAGACCTTCACTGA
- the glyA gene encoding serine hydroxymethyltransferase gives MDALKQTDPEIYDLIRAEERYEIDSVRLIPSENYVSKAVLEATGSILTNKYSEGYPGRRYYEGQRYIDRIETIAAERARALFGAEHVNVQPYSGSPANLAVFLALLKPGDTLMGLALPHGGHLTHGWTVSATGIFWRSVHYQVDRESQRIDYDAVRDLAKRERPKIIITGATAYPRQFDFKIFGEIAREVGAFMLADISHIAGLIVAGAHPDAVPYADVVTTTTHKTLRGPRGAMILCRNEFAEKIDKAVFPGLQGGPHNHTTAAIGVALKEAATPAFKEYGHQIVRNAKAMADELLACGFNLVSGGTDNHLILIDLTNRKVIGKKGAQALDRAGIVCNYNTVPYDPRKPFSPSGLRLGTPAVTSRGMGESEMRQIARWIDQAIAHADDEAALARINGEVTEMCRRFPAPGIAT, from the coding sequence ATGGATGCGCTTAAACAGACCGATCCGGAAATTTACGATCTGATCCGCGCCGAAGAGCGCTATGAGATCGATTCCGTGCGGCTCATCCCCTCGGAGAATTACGTCTCGAAAGCGGTGCTCGAGGCGACCGGCTCGATCCTCACCAACAAGTATTCCGAGGGCTATCCGGGACGGCGCTACTACGAGGGCCAGCGTTACATCGACCGGATCGAAACCATCGCGGCCGAACGCGCCCGCGCGCTCTTCGGCGCCGAGCACGTCAACGTCCAGCCCTACTCGGGATCGCCGGCAAACCTGGCCGTGTTCCTCGCGCTGCTCAAGCCGGGCGACACGCTGATGGGCCTGGCGCTGCCGCATGGCGGCCATCTGACCCACGGATGGACCGTCAGCGCGACCGGAATATTCTGGCGCTCGGTGCACTACCAGGTCGATCGCGAGAGTCAGCGAATCGATTACGACGCGGTGCGCGATCTGGCGAAGAGGGAACGGCCGAAAATCATCATCACCGGCGCGACCGCCTATCCGCGACAGTTCGACTTCAAGATTTTCGGCGAGATCGCCAGGGAGGTCGGTGCCTTCATGCTCGCCGACATCTCGCACATCGCGGGGCTGATCGTCGCCGGCGCGCATCCCGACGCCGTGCCCTACGCCGACGTCGTCACCACGACCACGCACAAGACGCTGCGCGGCCCGCGCGGGGCGATGATCCTCTGCCGCAACGAGTTCGCGGAGAAAATCGACAAGGCGGTCTTCCCCGGCCTGCAGGGCGGTCCGCACAATCACACCACTGCGGCGATCGGCGTCGCGCTCAAGGAAGCGGCGACCCCGGCTTTCAAGGAATACGGCCATCAGATCGTGCGCAACGCCAAGGCAATGGCAGACGAACTGCTCGCCTGCGGTTTCAACCTGGTCTCGGGTGGCACCGACAACCATCTCATCCTGATCGACCTCACCAACAGGAAGGTGATCGGCAAGAAAGGAGCGCAGGCGCTCGACCGCGCGGGAATCGTCTGCAACTACAACACCGTCCCCTACGATCCGCGCAAACCCTTCAGCCCAAGCGGTCTGCGCCTGGGAACGCCGGCCGTGACCTCGCGCGGGATGGGCGAGAGCGAGATGCGCCAGATTGCGCGATGGATTGACCAGGCGATCGCGCACGCCGACGACGAAGCCGCACTGGCGCGGATAAACGGCGAGGTCACCGAGATGTGCCGGCGCTTTCCGGCGCCAGGCATCGCGACTTGA